A genomic region of Cyprinus carpio isolate SPL01 chromosome B13, ASM1834038v1, whole genome shotgun sequence contains the following coding sequences:
- the LOC109100563 gene encoding sideroflexin-1-like: MSGDLPLNINIKEPRWDQGTFMGRAQHFFMVTDPRNVLLSSEVLEDARVTVENYRLGIVKPGLTEDELWRAKYIYDSAFHPDTGEKMLLVGRMSAQVPMNMTITGCMLTFYRTTPAVVFWQWVNQSFNAIVNYTNRSGDAAITMNQLGAAYVSATTGAVVTALGLKSLAKHLPPIMGRFVPFAAVAAANCINIPFMRQRELKCGIPVTDAEGKRLGESSKAAQQAIVQVVVSRIGMAVPAMAIPPVIMNALEKKAFMKRFPVLNAPVQVGLVGLCLVFATPLCCALFPQKSSMKVSSLEPELQENIRQSNPNITTVYFNKGL; this comes from the exons ATGTCTGGAGATTTGCCTCTGAATATCAACATTAAGGAACCACGATGGGACCAGGGCACGTTTATGGGCCGAGCTCAGCACTTCTTCATGGTGACGGACCCCAGAAATGTGCTGCTGTCCAGTGAGGTTTTAGAGGATGCCAGAGTTACTGTGGAGAACTACAG GTTGGGAATCGTGAAGCCTGGGCTAACAGAAGATGAACTATGGAGGGCCAAATACATCTATGACTCTGCTTTCCACCCAGACACAGGAGAGAAAATGCTGCTAGTTGGACGCATGTCTGCACAAGTGCCCATGAACATGACCATTACGGGTTGCATGCTTACCTTTTACAG gaCAACCCCAGCAGTGGTGTTCTGGCAGTGGGTAAACCAGTCCTTCAACGCCATTGTCAACTACACTAACCGCAGTGGAGACGCGGCAATCACCATGAA TCAGCTTGGAGCAGCCTACGTTAGTGCTACAACCGGAGCTGTAGTAACAGCCCTTGGACTGAAGTCTCTGGCCAAG CACTTGCCACCTATTATGGGGCGTTTTGTTCCATTTGCTGCAGTGGCAGCAGCAAACTGTATCAACATACCCTTCATGAGACAAAG AGAGCTGAAGTGTGGCATTCCTGTTACCGATGCTGAGGGAAAACGTCtcggagaatcaagtaaagctgctCAGCAAGCCATCGTACAAGTGGTGGTGTCTCGTATCGGCATGGCAGTGCCAGCCATGG CTATTCCTCCAGTTATCATGAATGCCTTGGAGAAGAAGGCCTTTATGAAA CGGTTTCCGGTTCTCAATGCCCCTGTACAAGTTGGACTTGTTGGACTCTG tctggtgtttgccaCTCCGCTGTGCTGTGCTCTGTTCCCACAGAAGAG tTCTATGAAGGTGAGCAGCCTGGAGCCAGAGCTTCAAGAGAATATACGACAAAGCAATCCGAACATcactactgtttattttaacaAGGGTCTGTAG